Proteins from a genomic interval of Colletotrichum higginsianum IMI 349063 chromosome 6, whole genome shotgun sequence:
- a CDS encoding Integral membrane protein has translation MITGHRFNMHAHGDSLLFHPNSAGHHIFDLNLALIIVSTILISLRIIVRKFVVKAMGWDDLIAIVAWGLCVTLSALEMDTTNYGTGAQMEDVPRQTILQFLKRLSIMELVYLIASGAVRLSILAFLPRLSKNSMSKSSRVESTYALGLMLIVAARDIQVEYIWPQLHRRSLCEPLLTRRRSDVFNYDASWRQCKDKSEEQSMMLAHAIISIFVDCMLVALPLWVVTNYLKMGVKAIQILLVFSFGIFAVATGIVRLSIIITTDFSVNTTYKMLTVAAWTDAELHVGLWVGCFPALQPLLRQASLALGLRSQLDSRAPTSKRDTTVSTDTSNRKSVTNRWSRSSGYFWSIGGRPNREAGGGGGRVEVERGTSGGVEMTDLEKGGDGRLNREQSDISVDIDLGERPNTGWGAEAGADANGQRQEA, from the exons ATGATAACCGGCCACCGATTCAACATGCATGCTCATGGCGATTCGCTGTTGTTCCATCCGAACTCAGCTGGACACCACATTTTCGACCTTAACCTCGCCTTGATCATCGTTTCAACGATACTCATATCTCTCCGCATTATCGTACGGAAGTTCGTGGTCAAGGCcatgggatgggatgacCTGATTGCGATAGTGGCCTGG GGACTCTGCGTGACGCTGTCGGCTCTCGAAATGGACACTACCAATTACGGCACAGGGGCTCAGATGGAAGATGTGCCTCGACAGACGATTCTTCAGTTCCTCAAG AGGCTTTCCATCATGGAGCTCGTCTACCTCATCGCGTCTGGAGCGGTACGATTGTCGATCCTGGCATTCCTGCCGCGCTTGAGCAAGAATAGTATGTCTAAGTCGAGTCGAGTTGAGTCCACTTATGCTCTTGGGCTAATGCTAATCGTCGCTGCTAGAGATATACAGGTGGAGTATATATGGCCTCAGCTTCATCGTCGTAGTC TTTGTGAGCCTTTGCTGACAAGACGGCGTAGTGACGTCTTCAACTACGACGCTTCCTGGCGACAGTGTAAAGACAAGAGCGAAGAGCAGTCGATGATGCTTGCCCATGCCATCATCTCCATCTTCGTGGACTGCATGCTGGTGGCTCTTCCACTCTGGGTCGTTACAAACTATCTCAAAATGGGCGTCAAGGCGATACAGATCTTGCTCGTCTTCTCCTTTGGCATCTTTGCAGTTGCCACTGGCATCGTCCGGCTCTCAATCATCATTACAACAGACTTCAGTGTGAACAC AACGTATAAGATGCTAACTGTCGCCGCATGGACCGACGCTGAACTCCACGTCGGTCTTTGGGTTGGTTGCTTTCCGGCGTTGCAGCCCTTGCTTAGACAAGCGTCGTTGGCCCTGGGGCTGCGAAGTCAACTGGATAGTAGAGCTCCTACAAGCAAAAGAGATACGACTGTCTCTACGGACACGTCCAACAGAAAGAGCGTTACCAACCGGTGGTCGCGCAGCTCAGGCTATTTTTGGAGTATCGGTGGCCGACCAAATAGGGAAgccggaggcggaggggggcgtgtcgaggtcgagagaGGCACATCTGGAGGTGTTGAGATGACAGATctggagaaggggggagacgGAAGGCTCAATCGCGAACAGTCAGACATCTCGGTCGATATCGACCTCGGCGAAAGGCCGAACACGGGATGGGGGGCAGAGGCGGGGGCGGATGCGAATGGCCAAAGACAGGAAGCCTGA
- a CDS encoding Rhomboid-like protein, translating to MASFSSLRYPARFGPSNLGVLWAVIFYGVPLTNIAVHLAWLLALHPIFSSLPINHKRLSDYLHRNFMLSPSDPRLLTLITSAFSHIQPLHLFVNMSTYKTYVESFYLLGTSPARFILLALGSGLAAGLSHVYSTRRRRGVKSLVDKTAVGASGILTGLGTALACMFPTLKVRLSGTDQVLPLRVVVLGMFAVDAYCLSTERETGVGHAGHLGGAVFGLAYFLWRRATGSWNL from the coding sequence ATGGCATCATTCTCGAGTCTACGATATCCTGCCCGATTTGGGCCCAGCAACCTTGGGGTACTCTGGGCCGTCATCTTCTATGGTGTTCCCCTGACCAACATCGCCGTCCACCTCGCCTGGCTGTTGGCTCTCCATCCCATTTTCTCTTCGCTCCCGATAAACCACAAGCGCCTTTCCGACTACTTGCACCGTAACTTTATGCTCAGCCCAAGCGACCCTCGCCTGCTCACCTTGATCACCTCGGCCTTCAGTCACATCCAGCCATTGCACCTTTTTGTCAACATGTCAACATACAAGACATATGTGGAATCGTTCTATCTACTCGGCACCTCACCTGCGCGGTTTATTCTACTCGCCCTGGGCAGTGGCCTTGCCGCTGGTCTCTCACACGTATACAGcactcggcgccgacgcggGGTCAAGAGCCTCGTGGACAAAACCGCTGTCGGAGCTAGCGGCATCCTGACCGGCCTCGGCACGGCACTGGCGTGCATGTTTCCCACGCTGAAGGTCCGTCTCTCTGGAACAGACCAGGTGTTACCGTTGCGTGTTGTCGTCCTTGGCATGTTCGCCGTAGATGCCTACTGCTTGAGCACCGAGCGAGAAACCGGAGTGGGACACGCTGGACACCTCGGAGGTGCCGTCTTTGGTCTAGCATACTTCCTGTGGCGAAGAGCCACGGGGTCTTGGAATTTATGA
- a CDS encoding Rta1 domain-containing protein, translating into MTGDCGDHTCPYPGGFTHYSPSVVGSAIFLVFFALLVPVSLYQGFRFKTPLFASTLATGLLLEVLGFAGRLRLRENAASPTSFFLWLLGAILGPTLIAAAICQILPHVIALYGLGIGFTQPRVAVLLLIFALALVLALEIAGVVSAVFGLGGVQTSSILLAALGVQILALLLFVGLFLWFTQKIPDPKHVAVYKAPRFNNFIKMIPAVAVVLIGHTIYRLVEFWDGLGSPLQRSEAASLVIGGALPLLVSSVLCIYHPGAAFGRAWNLTSPRFRSTSFRSRRQPVPSPLQSPAAPWDEHKGPRQPGFTASRFPDKKMSPVGIGPIPLRESTMASKVASSPGERSVTYPSPIASTHKLSPIASTHKLSPTYQKTQQQQQQAANTNRHSTRSNGKPMVNSEELW; encoded by the exons ATGACAGGCGACTGCGGAGACCACACGTGCCCCTACCCGGGGGGCTTTACCCACTACTCGCCCTCGGTGGTCGGAAGTGCCATCTTTCTGGTCTTCTTTGCACTGCTGGTGCCCGTGTCCCTCTATCAGGGCTTCCGTTTCAAGACGCCGCTCTTCGCCTCGACCCTGGCGACTGGCCTTCTTTTGGAGGTCCTGGGCTTTGCCGGAAGGCTCAGGCTGCGGGAGAATGCCGCCAGCCCGacttccttcttcctctggctcctcggcgccatctTGGGCCCGACGCTGATCGCGGCCGCCATCTGCCAAATCCTCCCTCACGTCATCGCCCTGTACGGCCTTGGCATTGGCTTCACCCAACCAAGGGTCGCCGTCCTGCTCCTCATATTCGCCCTTGCTCTCGTTCTCGCGCTGGAGATCGCCGGCGTCGTGTCTGCCGTCTTTGGACTCGGTGGTGTTCAG ACATCATCCATACTGCTTGCTGCTCTGGGCGTCCAGATCCTAGCGCTACTGCTCTTCGTGGGCCTGTTTCTCTGGTTTACCCAAAAGATCCCGGACCCGAAGCACGTGGCCGTATACAAGGCCCCAAGATTCAACAACTTCATCAAAA TGATACCGGCAGTCGCTGTTGTCTTGATCGGGCACACCATTTACCGTCTTGTCGAATTttgggacggccttggcAGCCCTCTCCAACGTTCGGAAGCCGCATCCCTGGTCATCGGCGGTGCTTTGCCACTGCTGGTGTCTTCGGTCTTGTGCATATACCATCCCGGCGCTGCGTTCGGCCGGGCTTGGAACTTGACGTCGCCGCGTTTTCGTTCTACTTCGTTTCGATCGCGTCGTCAGCCGGTGCCGTCGCCTCTTCAATCGCCCGCTGCGCCTTGGGACGAACACAAAGGACCCCGTCAGCCGGGGTTCACTGCTTCGCGGTTCCCCGACAAGAAGATGTCGCCCGTCGGCATCGGTCCGATCCCGCTGAGGGAATCAACCATGGCAAGCAAGGTTGCAAGCAGCCCTGGCGAGAGATCGGTGACTTATCCAAGCCCAATCGCTTCAACGCACAAGCTGAGCCCCATTGCATCGACACACAAGCTTAGCCCGACCTACCAAAagacgcagcagcagcagcagcaggcggcGAACACAAACCGGCACAGTACAAGGTCAAATGGAAAACCTATGGTGAACAGCGAAGAATTGTGGTAG
- a CDS encoding triacylglycerol lipase, whose translation MLGRKRNRIFIARVSSFVPVGQHAPPSDPLPLHTTITTTFDLIDLANRSFVHSFIGRVAVPHHQDEHSIRRSGKYVPCHEQRMPDEVPPPSRALPCPNSCANRVSSLAFSPSLVAAEQQPGYIRLALAAEATRRRPEVQRPGQTDIGRVCRDTPKNPIVLAHGLMGFAELRLGGYVPPIHYWRGISDSLGTLSGPDNVITTSVPPSASIEERAAALAADIAAKARGRAVNIVAHSMGGLDARYMISVLRPAGVSVASLVTVATPHRGSAFADFLLEGRGPIKLASLYGLIERAGLGTQAFDQLTQRYMEDEFNPRTPDRDDVRYFSYGACTSRPPLLSPFRQSHRILEGVEGANDGLVSVASSRWGKYQGTLLEVSHLDLINWSNRLKWTLRKVWMGQTRPFNAVAFYLDIADMLAKEGL comes from the exons ATGCTTGGCAGGAAGAGAAATCGCATCTTCATCGCCCGCGTTTCTTCCTTCGTTCCCGTGGGGCAACATGCACCACCCAGCGACCCGCTACCACTtcacaccaccatcaccaccacctttGACCTTATAGACCTTGCGAACCGTTCATTTGTTCACTCATTCATTGGAAGGGTTGCTGTGCCCCATCACCAAGACGAACATTCCATCAGGCGCTCGGGgaa ATACGTCCCATGCCATGAACAGCGCATGCCTGACgaggtgccgccgccctcacGCGCTCTCCCCTGCCCTAATTCGTGCGCCAACCGCGTCTCATCGCTTGCattttctccctctctcgtcgccgccgagcagcagccggGGTATatccgcctcgccctcgcggccgaagcaacacgacggcgacccgaGGTTCAGAGACCTGGGCAAACAGATATCGGACGAGTATGCCGTG ACACACCAAAGAATcccatcgtcctcgcccacgGGCTGATGGGCTTCGCCGAACTCCGCCTGGGCGGCTACGTCCCGCCGATTCACTACTGGCGCGGCATCTCGGACTCGCTGGGCACGCTCTCGGGCCCGGACAACGTCATCACGACCTCAgtgccgccctcggcctccatcgaggagcgcgccgccgcgctggccgccgacatcgccgccaaggcccGCGGCCGCGCCGTCAACATCGTCGCCCACTCCatgggcggcctcgacgcccgcTACATGATCTCCGTCCTCCGGCCCGCCGGCGTCTCCGTCGCGAgcctcgtcaccgtcgccacACCCCACCGCGGCAGCGCCTTCGCCGACTTCCTCCTCGAAGGCCGCGGGCCCATCAAGCTGGCCAGCCTGTACGGACTCATCGAacgcgccggcctcggcaccCAGGCCTTTGACCAGCTGACGCAGCGGTACATGGAGGACGAGTTCAACCCGCGCACGCCCGACCGCGACGACGTGCGCTACTTCAGCTACGGCGCCTGCACgagccggccgccgctgctgagCCCGTTCCGGCAGAGCCACCGTATCCTTGAGGGTGTCGAGGGCGCCAACGACGGGCTCGTGAGCGTCGCGAGCAGCCGGTGGGGCAAGTACCAGGGCACGCTGCTGGAGGTGAGCCACCTGGACCTGATCAACTGGTCGAACCGGCTGAAGTGGACGCTACGCAAGGTCTGGATGGGGCAGACGAGGCCATTTAACGCCGTCGCGTTCTATCTGGACATTGCCGACATGTTGGCCAAGGAGGGGTTGTGA
- a CDS encoding Arrestin — protein sequence MSIRIALDNAPEFYTNLDSVTGRVVLHLSRPEQIGGIVVKLEGESKTALGLPQTYDDRSPRPGGGPGSIASENHKILYRVAQVFPTYEDDLGAGSASSSFSQSYMIQAGQHEFPFTFKLPLNNACSDPVAMSKIGGIGGMGGFGAGIGPFGLGGARVMDGSKQLFLQHVAKTLPPSFTGFPRQAEVRYYLKVTIQRPGFLKENWRYQIGFKFMPIEPPRPPKTTQEAFARRPFSFKPRPQQALQKKKSSLFGSSKEDAATTDPGAVPPSIELSARLPHPPILTCNQPLPLRLIAKKLVPSHEQVFLTSFQIELVGKTHVRCHDLFNTEVSKWVVATQTGLAVPILADPASDDLSLESVIPDDLWRNIPLPNTVAPSFIACNLQRHYELEIQLGLSWGKPPSPRGFLSSSKDNPAAQTIFLPLHFSKIQVYSGIAPPPQLLEALAAQASRPTAATLGVPPRLPPRTSQSSSATPTSQYRPGQQRPPAAAAAAAAAAGPGLGPGSQAPQYDPLYPPQIGTPGATGFDEAPPSYDEAMAANASGPEERPAYSGVTNENAPSQIPEKS from the coding sequence ATGTCGATTAGGATAGCCCTCGACAATGCGCCCGAGTTCTACACCAACCTCGACTCCGTGACCGGCCGTGTCGTGCTGCATCTGAGCCGGCCCGAGCAGattggcggcatcgtcgtcaagctcgagggcgagtCCAAGACGGCTCTGGGTCTGCCCCAGACCTACGACGACCGCTCCCCGCGGCCCGGTGGCGGCCCCGGGAGCATCGCCAGCGAGAACCACAAGATCCTCTACCGCGTCGCCCAGGTCTTCCCCACCTacgaggacgacctcggcgccggctctgccagctccagcttctcccAGAGCTACATGATCCAGGCAGGCCAGCACGAGTTCCCTTTCACCTTCAAGCTGCCCCTCAACAACGCCTGCAGCGACCCCGTCGCCATGTCCAAgatcggcggcatcggcggcatgggTGGCTTCGGTGCCGGCATCGGGCccttcggcctcggtggcGCCAGGGTCATGGACGGGAGCAAGCAGCTGTTCCTTCAGCACGTCGCCAAGACCCTGCCGCCCTCCTTCACCGGCTTCCCCCGCCAGGCCGAGGTGCGCTACTACCTCAAGGTCACCATCCAGCGGCCCGGCTTCCTCAAAGAGAACTGGCGCTATCAAATCGGCTTCAAGTTCATGCCCATTGAGCCCCCGCGCCCGCCCAAGACCACCCAGGAGGCCTTTGCTCGACGGCCCTTCTCATTCAAGCCACGTCCGCAGCAGGCCctgcagaagaagaagtcgtcCCTCTTCGGCTCCAGCAAGGAAGACGCCGCCACAACCGATCCGGGTGCCGTGCCGCCCTCCATCGAGCTCTCGGCCCGCCTGCCGCACCCCCCCATCCTGACGTGCAACCAGCCGCTTCCGCTGCGGCTCATCGCCAAGAAACTCGTCCCCTCGCACGAGCAGGTCTTCCTTACCTCGTTCCAgatcgagctcgtcggcaaGACGCACGTGCGGTGCCACGACCTTTTCAACACCGAGGTCAGCAAGTGGGTCGTCGCCACTCAGACGGGGCTCGCCGTGCCCATCCTCGCGGACCCGGCCTCGGATGACCTCTCGCTCGAGTCCGTCATCCCGGACGACCTGTGGCGGAACATCCCGCTGCCCAACACTGTCGCACCGTCTTTCATCGCCTGCAACCTTCAGCGCCACTATGAGCTCGAGATCCAGCTCGGCCTATCCTGGGGGAAGCCGCCCAGCCCTCGAGGCTTCCTGAGCTCGTCCAAGGACAACCCGGCGGCGCAGACCATCTTCCTGCCGTTACATTTCTCCAAGATCCAGGTCTACTCTGGTAtcgccccgccgccgcaattgctcgaggccctggccgCCCAGGCGAGCAGACCCACCGCCGCGACGCTGGGGGTGCCACCGAGGCTACCCCCACGGACGTCACAGTCCTCCTCCGCGACGCCCACGTCGCAGTACCGTCCCGGACAGCAACGAccaccggcagcggcggcggcggcggcggcggcggcggggccggGACTGGGGCCTGGATCGCAAGCGCCGCAATATGACCCGCTGTACCCACCGCAGATCGGCACGCCGGGGGCCACGGGCTTCGACGAGGCACCGCCGAGCTACGATGAGGCCATGGCTGCGAACGCGTCGGGGCCGGAGGAGAGACCAGCGTACAGTGGCGTGACGAACGAGAACGCGCCGAGCCAGATCCCGGAAAAGAGCTAG
- a CDS encoding MIZ zinc finger protein: MVESSLAQGSGSPSPRRRRKHRKPSHKRNMSPNEARYNGAGWNVSGAQVAASNETLNFMLGNRRQPTWMTGPQSQASTVPLRNMESIPSSRQGPHAPSRRPPSQPSNRTSTDKTSDVNRPASANVTAAISRVLDGPQDKPVAVPELAQHTLDCTAALPSPAPTDQPSPPTAASNQGSYTDSCFQNPDLPHDSSASTLNNTTSIPSGETVAQCQPANDYQYISGPTVSGLSNTAPLPDDDRSAPGPLPPENIDNHTICMPSDAPQKTAPSSYSETRFVAPQTTPASATLAGSQSQSSQAATPPSLDRQSTAPACRTPQLLDHDDTSAGIPEANIHPAGSLDLKVMADTFDRFIRLCGGPNKIQDDGTSLPRIRFLKDAIDKGDYFYVVLHHILCVWPADRQAVYRLLGLAPEIAESALGVIQNTLRKNENMNPTLVHFFANFPNTRASGLWETEAFRKHASDVSVFLNNLHEQWNRIHIPAMRPRSGRGYPILADELRYQLKLRSPVLEGILFTVTRRHIGVPDGPIAEQMSALFRQDAYNDQARLSEQEQRAFQHALISKYKKLVCQSDQVQQHRQVQYQRQQQQQQQQQQQQQQQQQQQQQQQQQQQQQQQQQQQQQQQQQQQQQQQQQQQQQQQQQQHQQQMQMQMHQQHQQQLRQQTRSTPVTQLQQPPQNMARLQAMPRYQPMTEQVRRHSAGFSSAPARVPTPVQSFPAMGFDMYPSPPIQNPPQFQHNYQNNPAPVNPQLMLRSQDPNHFHGGMQQPMQQAMQQGLVRMPQMPQMGGQAIQPLTPTGSPHYANVQLPYNTGAPQGLGQASPVLQAPPGGLSVSMPTVMSPTRPTAPQVAPGRLPGIPQDQQLPQLGHFHHPWSQQAPSVNSDMGRQAQAIAQRQADRVSLQGQQLSSPRLQQAQQVSFQRRSPNAAGHMQTDPNVPGSLPGVSTAVANHQGPRPIMTRFRISRDASGGLTGKVFAPPHVQIPLDRVPHTPWEPRALGVGLHQIEARSPRRMPRDLPGLDDGARSNRYYQSIKKLALGPVATPAGQELHRLVFIVPNEDIDKLCRSRNLAGDGVPVSEYFNGSLRYRLRLCELQAKPGEPTEVAEATWAVAQTYWPDHINILVNDKVMTIRRKQHNGQHQPVELTPFVVAGANSISVAISPSPRPPKLNTMYYMAVEIIETLSHEHILNMVLGNGGISADSTREAIRRRLTPASEDGDDEVAVVGNDLSIDLADPFSASIFQIPVRGASCVHMECFDLATWLQTRPNKPSCTVHGAGNGCRLCSRGHGAKPEPSLVDKWKCPLCDGDARPYSLRQDKFMTEVRSILEMEGKLHTKTIHVEADGSWRAKEEEASDEDEDSEDGQPPAKRVRTGTTVAEKASAVEVIELD; encoded by the exons ATGGTCGAATCCAGTCTCGCTCAAGGTTCCGGTTCGCCCtccccgcgccgccgacgcaaACACCGTAAACCATCGCACAAGCGCAACATGTCGCCGAACGAGGCTCGGTATAACGGGGCCGGGTGGAACGTGTCCGGtgcccaggtcgccgcctCGAACGAAACACTCAACTTCATGTTGGGCAACCGTCGTCAGCCAACTTGGATGACTGGGCCGCAGTCGCAGGCATCCACCGTTCCCCTGCGTAACATGGAATCGATACCAAGCAGTCGTCAGGGCCCTCACGCCCCCTCGAGGCGACCACCTTCTCAACCCTCGAACCGTACCTCGACCGACAAGACCTCAGATGTGAACCGACCGGCGTCCGCAAACGTCACTGCAGCTATTTCAAGAGTGCTTGACGGCCCGCAAGACAAGCCTGTGGCGGTGCCTGAGCTTGCCCAACACACACT TGACTGCACAGCCGCTCTTCCGTCTCCAGCCCCGACTGACCAGCCTAGTCCACCTACAGCCGCCTCTAACCAAGGCTCCTACACAGACTCTTGCTTCCAGAACCCGGACTTGCCTCACGATTCTTCAGCGAGTACCTTGAACAACACCACATCGATACCGAGTGGTGAGACAGTTGCCCAGTGCCAACCTGCCAATGACTATCAATATATCTCTGGGCCCACCGTCTCAGGCCTGAGCAACACCGCACCTTTGCCGGATGATGACCGCTCCGCACCGGGACCTCTTCCACCTGAGAACATTGACAACCATACAATCTGCATGCCTTCAGATGCGCCTCAGAAAACGGCCCCAAGCTCGTATTCGGAGACTCGGTTTGTCGCTCCTCAAACCACTCCGGCCTCCGCAACCCTTGCTGGCTCGCAGAGTCAGTCTAGTCAAGCTGCAACGCCGCCTTCGCTGGACCGACAGTCAACTGCCCCTGCCTGCCGCACGCCGCAACTTCTCGATCATGATGATACGAGTGCTGGAATACCAGAAGCCAACATCCACCCTGCCGGTAGTCTTGACCTCAAAGTCATGGCCGACACCTTCGACAGGTTCATCCGCCTTTGCGGTGGCCCCAATAAGATTCAGGACGACGGTACCTCTTTGCCTAGGATCCGATTTCTCAAAGACGCTATTGACAAGGGCGATTACTTCTACGTCGTACTACACCATATTCTTTGTGTGTGGCCTGCTGACAGGCAAGCCGTATACCGCCTTCTTGGTCTTGCTCCCGAAATAGCGGAGAGTGCGCTTGGCGTCATACAGAACACTCTCAGAAAGAATGAAAACATGAATCCGACGCTGGTCCATTTCTTCGCAAACTTCCCCAATACACGTGCCTCTGGTCTGTGGGAGACCGAAGCCTTCCGCAAACACGCCAGCGACGTTTCCGTCTTCCTCAACAACCTCCACGAGCAGTGGAACCGGATTCACATTCCGGCCATGAGACCTCGCTCTGGTAGAGGCTATCCCATTCTTGCGGACGAATTGCGCTATCAGCTCAAGCTTCGATCGCCGGTGCTGGAAGGCATCCTCTTCACAGTCACTAGAAGGCATATCGGCGTCCCTGACGGTCCCATCGCGGAGCAGATGTCGGCGCTTTTCCGCCAAGACGCCTATAACGACCAAGCCAGATTGTCAGAGCAGGAACAGAGAGCATTCCAGCATGCATTGATATCGAAGTACAAGAAGCTCGTCTGCCAGAGCGATCAAGTCCAACAGCACCGACAAGTACAATATCaacggcagcaacagcagcagcaacagcagcaacagcagcagcaacagcagcaacagcagcaacagcagcagcaacagcagcaacagcagcaacagcagcaacagcagcaacagcagcaacagcagcaacagcagcaacagcagcaacagcagcaacagcagcaacagcagcaacagcagcaccagcagcaaaTGCAAATGCAAAtgcaccagcagcaccagcagcagttGCGGCAGCAGACTCGTTCTACGCCGGTCACACAGTTGCAGCAGCCACCACAGAACATGGCCAGACTACAAGCCATGCCTCGATACCAACCCATGACAGAGCAAGTGAGGAGACATTCCGCTGGCTTTTCttccgcgccggcgagggtACCGACTCCGGTACAGAGTTTCCCTGCCATGGGTTTCGATATGTACCCTTCTCCGCCCATCCAGAACCCACCCCAGTTTCAACACAACTATCAGAACAATCCGGCCCCTGTGAATCCGCAGCTGATGCTGCGTAGCCAGGATCCCAATCACTTCCATGGTGGAATGCAGCAGCCCATGCAGCAAGCCATGCAACAGGGCCTGGTGCGCATGCCGCAAATGCCGCAAATGGGCGGACAGGCGATTCAGCCGCTCACGCCCACAGGCTCTCCTCACTACGCCAACGTGCAGTTGCCGTATAATACCGGAGCACCACAAGGTCTTGGCCAGGCATCTCCTGTTCTACAAGCGCCCCCGGGAGGTCTCTCAGTGTCGATGCCGACCGTCATGTCACCAACGCGGCCTACGGCTCCTCAGGTTGCACCGGGTCGTTTACCAGGCATACCCCAGGATCAACAGTTGCCACAGCTCGGTCATTTTCATCATCCGTGGTCCCAGCAAGCTCCGAGCGTAAACTCGGATATGGGGCGTCAAGCCCAGGCTATCGCGCAGAGGCAGGCGGATCGCGTGTCACTTCAGGGGCAGCAACTGTCTTCACCACGACTACAGCAGGCGCAGCAGGTGTCCTTTCAAAGGCGGTCTCCGAATGCTGCCGGCCATATGCAGACGGATCCAAACGTTCCAGGATCTCTTCCGGGAGTAAGTACGGCAGTTGCGAACCACCAAGGGCCAAGGCCAATCATGACGCGGTTCAGAATCAGTCGTGACGCGTCGGGAGGTTTGACAGGCAAGGTGTTCGCGCCACCTCATGTGCAAATTCCTCTGGACCGGGTTCCGCACACACCTTGGGAACCAAGGGCGTTAGGCGTAGGACTGCACCAAATCGAAGCAAGGAGTCCAAGACGAATGCCGCGTGACTTACCGGGGCTAGACGACGGGGCACGATCAAACAGATACTACCAATCCATCAAGAAACTGGCATTGGGCCCGGTCGCAACGCCGGCCGGGCAAGAGCTGCACCGTCTTGTCTTTATCGTGCCCAACGAGGACATCGACAAGCTCTGCCGCAGTCGAAACCTGGCAGGAGACGGGGTTCCCGTGTCGGAGTACTTCAACGGATCCCTCCGATACCGCCTCCGTCTTTGCGAACTGCAAGCCAAGCCGGGGGAGCCGACGGAAGTGGCAGAAGCTACTTGGGCAGTGGCACAGACGTATTGGCCCGACCACATCAACATCTTGGTCAACGACAAAGTCATGACGATCCGTCGCAAGCAGCACAATGGACAGCATCAGCCTGTCGAGCTCACGCCGTTTGTTGTCGCGGGCGCGAACTCGATATCGGTGGCCATTTCCCCGTCGCCACGGCCTCCAAAGCTAAACACGATGTACTACATGGCGGTGGAAATCATTGAAACGTTGAGCCACGAACACATTCTCAACATGGTGCTAGGAAACGGCGGCATTTCGGCCGATTCGACGAGAGAAGCGATCCGCCGGCGCCTGACGCCGGCGAGCgaggacggagacgacgaggtggcTGTGGTGGGCAACGATCTCAGCATCGATCTCGCGGACCCGTTCAGCGCGTCGATATTCCAGATTCCAGTACGGGGCGCTAGCTGTGTGCACATGGAATGCTTCGACCTCGCCACTTGGTTGCAGACACGACCGAATAAGCCCAGCTGCACGGTCCATGGAGCGGGCAATGGGTGCCGTCTTTGTAGCCGTGGCCACGGGGCGAAACCCGAGCCGTCGTTGGTGGACAAATGGAAGTGCCCTCTATGCGACGGAGATGCTCGTCCTTACAGCCTGCGGCAGGACAAGTTCATGACAGAGGTTCGTTCGATTCTTGAGATGGAGGGGAAACTTCACACCAAGACAATCCACGTGGAGGCAGACGGATCGTGGAGGGcgaaagaagaggaagcgagtgatgaagacgaggacaGTGAGGACGGGCAGCCGCCTGCGAAGCGGGTTAGGACAGGAACGACCGTGGCGGAAAAAGCAAGCGCCGTGGAGGTGATTGAGCTGGATTga